DNA from Gramella sp. MAR_2010_147:
AAATTCAACTAAAAACAGCTAAATATTTTAAGAATTCTGTTGATACAGAAAACAATCTGGTCATCATCTCCGATTTTCAAAATTTTCCTGAATCTACGTCAGCAATAACTCCTGAAAATGTTAATTATCATTTTATAGATAAAAGGCCTGACGAGATTATGAATATAAGTATTGACAGTGCATATATTGAAGATTCTAATATAGAAAGTCTCTCTCTAAGAATTTTACTGAAGGCAAATAATGCCATAGAGGATCCGGTAAGCATTTCAATTTTCGACGATCAGGATTTACTGGGACGAAATACGATTACGAAATTCGAAAATGGACAGGCAGCAATTAGTTTCAGACTTCAAAATAAAGAAATTAATAAGGGTAAAATTGAAATCGAAGATTCTGGACTTCAATATGACAACGAGCTATTTTTCAATATCAATAAAAGTGATCCTATTAAAACCGTGATTATAGCTGATGCTGAAATTGGTTTTCTACAAAGGATCTATACAGAGCCAGAATTTAAAATTTCAAATTTCACTTCTAATCAGGTTGACTACAATCAGCTAAACGAGGCAAACCTGATTATATTGAATGAAATTGATCAAATCTCTCCATCCCTTGTAAACAATTTAAATAATGTTCATAGCAAAGGGACTTCAATAATTATTATTCCTTCAGAAGATTCAACTAATTACTCTGAAATTTTGAACAGTTTTGGATTTAATGCATTTGGTGAAAAAGTGGCAGCAGAAAGGTTAATTACCAGTATTACTTACGATCACCCCTTACTCCAGGATGTTTTTGAAGACAGAACAGAAAACTTTGAGTATCCAAAGGTTATGAACTCTTACAATCTAAATTCTTCCAGCTCCATTTTAAAATATCAGGATGGGCATGCATTTCTTTTAGGCACAAATTCAATTTACCTATTCACTGCAGCACTCAATACTACCAACTCAAACTTCATCAACTCCCCATTAGTAGTCCCGGTATTTTATCAAATTGGTCTTAATTCTTTGAAGAAAAATGAGCTCTATTATAAAACAAACAGCGAGAGCACTATTGAGATTCCGTTAGAAATAGGAAAAGATCAGGTATTACATATTTCAAAATCGCAGGTTAATGTAATTCCTCAGCAACAAAACCTGGGCAATCGGGTTGAAATTAGTACAAATAATATTTCTTTAGAAGCTGGGAACTATGAAATATCGAATACATCCTCTCCTATTGGCAATATTAGTTTCAACTATGATAGAAACGAAAGTGATCTCAGCTATGCTGATTTATCCAAAATAGATCATATTGAAATATATGATTCGGTAAGAGATTATTTTTCCAAATCAAATGCAGCCTCTCAAATTACGGCACTTTGGAAATGGTTTGTTATTTTTGCCATGATCTTTTTAGTCATCGAAATGCTACTTATAAAACTCCTCAAATGAAGCTACTCTTAAAATCGATTACAATCCTGGATGACACCTCCAAACATCACAAGAAAAAACTTGATATATTTATTGATCATGGGGTGATTAAAAAGATTGACAAAAATCTAAAGGAGAAAGCAGATAAGGAAGTTAATATTGAAAACCTCCATGTTTCTCGTGGCTGGTTTGACAGTAGCGTAAGTTTCGGCGAACCTGGATTTGAAGACAGAGAAACAATTGCCAATGGATTGGATACTGCCGGAAAATCTGGCTTTAGTGCTGTTGGTTTGAATCCGTATACCAATCCAGTGCTGGATCATAGT
Protein-coding regions in this window:
- a CDS encoding BatA domain-containing protein, with the translated sequence MQFQHPELLYALFLLIIPLLVHLFRLRKFQKEDFTNVKFLKKIIKETRRSSKLKKFLILTSRLLLIACLVLAFAQPFIPASDKALANANTLIYLDNSFSMQATTEQSSLLHRSINHLLDNLREDISYGVFTNNSEYFNHSTSVLRKKLQEVEFTGEQIDIRQIQLKTAKYFKNSVDTENNLVIISDFQNFPESTSAITPENVNYHFIDKRPDEIMNISIDSAYIEDSNIESLSLRILLKANNAIEDPVSISIFDDQDLLGRNTITKFENGQAAISFRLQNKEINKGKIEIEDSGLQYDNELFFNINKSDPIKTVIIADAEIGFLQRIYTEPEFKISNFTSNQVDYNQLNEANLIILNEIDQISPSLVNNLNNVHSKGTSIIIIPSEDSTNYSEILNSFGFNAFGEKVAAERLITSITYDHPLLQDVFEDRTENFEYPKVMNSYNLNSSSSILKYQDGHAFLLGTNSIYLFTAALNTTNSNFINSPLVVPVFYQIGLNSLKKNELYYKTNSESTIEIPLEIGKDQVLHISKSQVNVIPQQQNLGNRVEISTNNISLEAGNYEISNTSSPIGNISFNYDRNESDLSYADLSKIDHIEIYDSVRDYFSKSNAASQITALWKWFVIFAMIFLVIEMLLIKLLK